A window of the Streptomyces sp. NBC_00878 genome harbors these coding sequences:
- a CDS encoding FAD-dependent monooxygenase, with protein MKAGTDQTDRRTLTVPVLIVGGSLVGLATSLFLGRLGVRHVLVERHAGTSIHPRGRGNNVRTMELFRAAGTEPMIRQAAATLADNHGILQAPTLVGDAGEWLFKEIDPGGGLVRFSPSSWCLCSQNDLEPVLLDQATRLGGDLRYGTELLSFDTDPTGVTAVVKSRETGEHTTIRADYLVAADGPRSPVREQLGIGQSGPGDLFSNISITFRSSRLADVVGDRRFIVCYLTDPDADGALLPVDNRENWVFHAPWHPEQGETLEDFTDERCVEHIRRAVGVADLDVEITGRAPWHAAQRVARSYRSGRVFLAGDSAHEMSPTGAFGSNTGIQDAHNLAWKLAAVLGGWAGDGLLDTYDAERRPVAEATSARAASRSAEHSHPGFAAPPGAGGAPQRGILNVALAYRYPHGAVVGADPETPVVPESPLLSGEPGSRAPHLWVRHRGERVSTLDLYERSLVLLSGAGGPSGWHEAATRLAEQMPVPLASYRVGEGPDTELTPEGDADWSALHGTTPGGAVLVRPDGFVAWRSPGPVPDAESTLRQVLTTVLAVA; from the coding sequence ATGAAAGCAGGAACCGATCAAACCGACCGCAGGACCCTCACGGTGCCGGTCCTCATCGTGGGCGGTTCCCTGGTCGGCCTGGCAACCTCCCTGTTCCTGGGCCGACTTGGCGTGCGGCACGTGCTGGTGGAGCGCCACGCGGGCACGTCCATCCACCCTCGCGGCCGCGGCAACAACGTACGCACGATGGAGTTGTTCCGGGCGGCCGGTACCGAGCCGATGATCCGGCAGGCCGCGGCCACACTGGCCGACAACCACGGCATCCTGCAGGCGCCCACCCTGGTCGGCGACGCGGGCGAATGGCTGTTCAAGGAGATCGACCCGGGCGGCGGACTGGTCCGCTTCAGCCCCAGCTCATGGTGCCTGTGCAGCCAGAACGACCTGGAGCCGGTCCTGCTCGACCAGGCCACGCGGCTCGGCGGCGATCTGCGGTACGGGACCGAACTGCTGTCGTTCGACACCGACCCCACCGGTGTCACCGCGGTGGTCAAGAGCCGGGAGACGGGCGAGCACACCACCATCCGCGCGGACTACCTCGTCGCGGCCGACGGCCCCCGCAGCCCGGTCCGCGAACAACTCGGCATCGGTCAGAGCGGCCCCGGCGATTTGTTCAGCAACATCAGCATCACCTTCCGCTCCAGCCGTCTCGCGGATGTCGTGGGCGATCGCCGCTTCATCGTCTGCTACCTGACCGACCCGGACGCCGACGGCGCGCTGCTGCCCGTGGACAACCGCGAGAACTGGGTCTTCCACGCCCCCTGGCACCCCGAACAGGGCGAAACCCTGGAGGATTTCACCGACGAGCGGTGCGTGGAGCACATCCGCCGAGCGGTCGGGGTCGCGGACCTCGACGTGGAGATCACCGGCAGGGCTCCCTGGCACGCCGCCCAACGCGTCGCGCGCAGCTACCGGTCGGGACGCGTCTTCCTGGCCGGCGACTCGGCCCACGAGATGTCCCCCACCGGAGCCTTCGGCTCCAACACCGGTATCCAGGACGCGCACAACCTCGCCTGGAAACTGGCCGCGGTGCTCGGCGGCTGGGCCGGGGACGGGCTGCTGGACACGTACGACGCCGAGCGCCGACCGGTCGCGGAGGCGACCAGCGCCCGCGCCGCCTCCCGTTCGGCCGAACACAGCCACCCGGGCTTCGCCGCGCCTCCCGGTGCGGGCGGTGCCCCGCAGCGCGGCATCCTCAACGTGGCCCTCGCCTACCGCTACCCGCACGGCGCCGTCGTCGGCGCCGACCCCGAGACCCCCGTGGTCCCGGAATCACCGCTCCTGAGCGGCGAACCGGGCAGCAGGGCACCTCACCTTTGGGTACGGCACCGCGGCGAGCGAGTCTCCACGCTCGACCTCTACGAACGGTCCCTGGTCCTGCTCAGCGGCGCCGGTGGCCCGAGCGGATGGCACGAGGCCGCCACCCGCCTCGCCGAGCAGATGCCCGTCCCGCTGGCTTCGTACCGAGTGGGCGAGGGACCGGACACCGAGCTCACGCCCGAGGGCGACGCCGACTGGTCCGCACTTCACGGGACGACGCCCGGCGGCGCGGTACTTGTCCGGCCCGACGGGTTCGTCGCCTGGCGGTCGCCGGGCCCGGTCCCGGACGCCGAATCGACCCTGCGGCAGGTACTGACCACGGTGCTGGCAGTGGCCTGA